A stretch of the Bdellovibrio sp. 22V genome encodes the following:
- a CDS encoding VWA domain-containing protein, with protein MFRFENIAAFNYLWLIPAIIVIGFFFDRRSRKQMQEAIGSRLYPFLSSSVSSKKRKIKTTLQVLAVFFFVLALARPQMGESQQEVKSEGVEIIFAVDVSESMMAEDVKPSRLAQAKVELSRLIDLMPGNKVGVVAFAGSAALLSPLTNDPGAIKMYLESLEPSSVSSQGTNFTDALKTAKEAFERGGVSTDEVVKVTRVILIASDGEDHEQGALDEAQKMAKEGIRIFTLAYGTEKGGAIPVRDGMGFLKGYKKDRQGQTVLTTVKGDALRALAEAGQGSFYFATFGGDQTKLLVEDISKLERTQFDSTVATQYEERFQTFLLIGIILALLELFLGERRAGFRFWKGRYEVPPS; from the coding sequence ATGTTCAGATTTGAAAACATCGCCGCCTTCAATTACCTTTGGCTGATTCCGGCTATTATTGTGATCGGATTTTTCTTTGATCGTCGCTCACGCAAACAAATGCAAGAGGCGATTGGTTCGCGTCTTTATCCGTTTCTTTCAAGCTCGGTGTCTTCGAAGAAACGCAAAATCAAAACAACATTGCAGGTTTTAGCAGTGTTCTTTTTTGTTCTAGCTCTGGCACGCCCGCAAATGGGAGAAAGCCAGCAAGAAGTCAAAAGTGAAGGTGTGGAAATTATCTTCGCCGTCGACGTTTCGGAAAGTATGATGGCCGAAGATGTGAAACCGTCGCGCTTGGCGCAAGCCAAAGTGGAGCTCAGTCGTTTGATTGACCTTATGCCGGGCAATAAAGTCGGCGTGGTCGCATTCGCCGGTTCGGCAGCACTTCTTTCCCCATTAACGAATGATCCTGGCGCCATTAAAATGTATCTGGAATCTTTAGAACCAAGCTCTGTTTCCTCCCAAGGGACGAACTTTACTGATGCTTTGAAAACGGCGAAGGAAGCTTTCGAGCGCGGCGGGGTTTCAACGGATGAAGTTGTCAAAGTCACGCGTGTGATCTTGATTGCCTCTGACGGTGAAGACCACGAGCAGGGTGCTTTAGATGAAGCGCAAAAAATGGCGAAAGAAGGCATTCGCATTTTCACTTTGGCTTACGGAACTGAAAAGGGCGGCGCGATTCCTGTTCGCGACGGTATGGGTTTCCTTAAAGGTTATAAAAAAGATCGCCAGGGTCAGACCGTTCTTACGACGGTCAAAGGTGATGCGCTGAGAGCATTAGCGGAAGCAGGCCAAGGCAGTTTCTATTTCGCTACCTTTGGCGGAGATCAAACGAAATTGTTAGTTGAAGACATCAGCAAGCTCGAAAGAACACAGTTTGATTCGACCGTGGCAACCCAATACGAAGAAAGATTTCAGACGTTCTTGTTGATAGGAATAATTTTAGCTCTTCTTGAGTTGTTCTTAGGGGAACGCCGCGCCGGATTTAGATTCTGGAAAGGCCGTTACGAGGTGCCTCCATCATGA
- a CDS encoding tetratricopeptide repeat protein has product MMRVTSTSLAVIVFLSVAGCGPGRPHLQTLESNREGNKALKAQNFQTAMDKYLEALRHDPFVGQLHLNLGLTFEGGQQAEKALQSYKEAEALAEKEKNGELLFMARFNRAQLLGKAKKIDEALEVYQKALEVIPSSNEVKVNIELLTQNQQGQGGGENKDQQQQGNQGQQQQNQQGQDQKDQKDQKDQEQKDEPKQVQQSPKYKPRPFKGQELSEGDVKKILGELKQQEEKIRAEYNRKEVKEQPRDKDW; this is encoded by the coding sequence ATGATGCGTGTAACTTCAACCTCCCTGGCTGTCATTGTCTTTTTGTCTGTTGCAGGATGCGGTCCCGGTCGACCTCATTTGCAGACGTTGGAGTCGAACCGCGAAGGGAATAAAGCGCTCAAAGCTCAAAACTTCCAAACGGCGATGGATAAATATCTTGAAGCTCTTCGCCACGATCCTTTCGTAGGGCAATTGCATTTAAATTTGGGTTTGACGTTTGAAGGCGGACAACAGGCCGAAAAAGCTTTACAGTCCTACAAAGAAGCCGAAGCTTTGGCCGAGAAAGAAAAAAACGGCGAGCTTCTTTTCATGGCTCGATTCAATCGCGCGCAACTTTTGGGGAAAGCCAAAAAGATCGACGAAGCTTTGGAAGTTTATCAAAAAGCATTGGAAGTCATTCCGTCATCCAATGAAGTGAAGGTCAATATTGAACTCCTCACGCAGAACCAACAGGGACAAGGCGGCGGAGAGAATAAAGACCAACAACAGCAAGGCAATCAAGGTCAGCAACAACAGAATCAACAAGGCCAAGATCAGAAAGATCAAAAGGATCAAAAAGATCAAGAGCAGAAAGATGAACCGAAGCAGGTTCAGCAGTCGCCGAAATACAAGCCTCGTCCTTTCAAAGGACAAGAGCTTTCCGAAGGCGACGTAAAAAAGATTCTGGGAGAGCTCAAACAGCAGGAAGAAAAAATCCGTGCTGAGTACAATCGTAAAGAAGTGAAGGAGCAGCCTCGTGATAAAGACTGGTAA
- a CDS encoding BatD family protein, which produces MIKTGNFLFFLSILFWTFFAQANTTVQTTVDRNEMGMGDTFTLTVAVVSTDEVNIQDPRIPDLDGFDLLNNWQSTAVAQKLVNTPSGMQFETQRRKEFHYMLSPKRPGALSVSSFEVVVDGKVHRTQPIVIKVGAPGSGAPPPAKKRPGQMPGFDDPFEDMDNAEEEIFNQLLRQRQKLLQQQMQQMVPDEPQWPSATGLPEAAFRSLPTNPNEAFFISVEVDKTEVYEGEQVTVNWYIYTRGQMETLDRLKFPSLKGFWKEIIEEVPSIQFSEEIVNGVPWKKALLASHALFPIKPGTATIDEYKIKSRVRLPAQGFGFYGRPYEYTKSSARVPIKVKPLPVEGRPSDFTGAVGQFELHSSVEHQSVPVNQPFSFRVRFEGAGNAKLIDLPAMTLPAGLEQYDTKSESKFFKNGRSYKEFEVLLIPRQEGEMTIPALNVSMFDPQTSKYYTRTAPAITLKVVNNPNAPVGSSSRLADVKKAAEPKVVENRLPDPIMTWQPAAEASVVYRPWFWALIYASVLAGLLVKAQRMFGWGRRRRTLKELVQKRYKVVDAALAKQDYRKVGVEMTNIFYTVLGEVAGAGGASLEITRLLEMVPPSLRRDHGTDIAQTFEIFQTMSFAPEEMLGSLKTPAVMRTNVEHGKKVISDVIAAGEVE; this is translated from the coding sequence GTGATAAAGACTGGTAATTTTCTGTTCTTTCTGAGTATTTTGTTTTGGACGTTTTTTGCTCAGGCGAACACGACCGTACAAACAACCGTCGATCGCAATGAAATGGGAATGGGGGACACTTTCACTTTAACAGTGGCGGTGGTTTCAACCGATGAGGTCAACATCCAAGACCCGCGTATTCCGGATTTGGACGGGTTTGATCTTTTGAATAACTGGCAATCAACGGCGGTGGCGCAAAAACTTGTGAACACGCCTTCAGGAATGCAGTTCGAAACTCAGCGCCGCAAAGAATTTCATTATATGTTGAGTCCGAAAAGACCGGGCGCCTTAAGTGTTTCGTCTTTTGAAGTCGTCGTTGATGGCAAGGTTCATCGCACGCAACCGATCGTTATCAAAGTGGGTGCGCCTGGCAGCGGAGCTCCTCCGCCAGCGAAAAAGCGTCCTGGGCAAATGCCAGGCTTCGACGATCCTTTTGAAGACATGGATAACGCGGAAGAGGAGATTTTCAATCAGCTTCTTCGGCAAAGACAGAAATTGTTGCAACAACAAATGCAACAGATGGTTCCCGATGAGCCGCAATGGCCTTCGGCAACGGGATTGCCGGAAGCCGCCTTTCGCAGTCTGCCGACAAATCCGAATGAAGCATTTTTTATTTCCGTTGAAGTGGACAAGACCGAAGTTTACGAAGGCGAACAGGTCACTGTGAACTGGTATATCTATACGCGCGGTCAGATGGAAACTTTAGATCGTTTGAAGTTTCCAAGTTTGAAAGGTTTTTGGAAAGAGATCATCGAAGAAGTTCCTTCCATTCAGTTCAGCGAAGAGATCGTCAACGGTGTTCCTTGGAAAAAAGCTCTTTTAGCATCGCACGCTCTTTTCCCGATTAAACCGGGGACAGCGACGATTGATGAATACAAAATCAAATCGCGCGTGCGTTTGCCGGCGCAGGGTTTTGGTTTTTACGGCCGCCCTTATGAATACACGAAAAGTTCAGCGCGTGTTCCGATCAAGGTGAAACCTTTGCCGGTGGAAGGTCGCCCTTCCGACTTCACGGGAGCCGTTGGACAATTTGAACTTCATTCAAGCGTTGAGCATCAATCCGTTCCGGTGAATCAGCCGTTCAGTTTTCGCGTGCGTTTTGAAGGTGCGGGAAATGCCAAGCTGATTGATCTGCCGGCGATGACATTGCCGGCGGGTCTTGAACAATACGACACGAAATCGGAATCGAAGTTTTTTAAAAATGGTCGCAGCTATAAAGAATTCGAAGTTCTTTTGATTCCTCGACAAGAGGGTGAAATGACCATTCCCGCTTTGAATGTCAGCATGTTTGATCCGCAAACCAGCAAGTATTACACAAGAACGGCGCCCGCAATCACCCTGAAAGTCGTGAACAATCCGAATGCTCCGGTGGGATCTTCTTCGCGTCTGGCCGATGTTAAAAAAGCTGCGGAACCTAAAGTGGTGGAAAATCGTTTGCCAGATCCGATCATGACATGGCAGCCGGCGGCGGAAGCCAGCGTTGTCTATCGTCCGTGGTTTTGGGCTTTGATTTACGCGAGCGTTTTAGCAGGTCTTCTGGTGAAAGCTCAGCGCATGTTTGGCTGGGGACGCCGTCGCCGCACTTTGAAAGAGCTTGTGCAAAAACGTTACAAAGTCGTTGATGCGGCCCTTGCAAAACAAGACTATCGCAAAGTGGGCGTTGAAATGACCAATATCTTCTACACCGTCCTTGGCGAAGTTGCGGGCGCGGGCGGCGCTTCACTAGAAATTACAAGGCTTCTTGAGATGGTCCCGCCAAGCTTGCGTCGCGATCACGGAACGGACATCGCGCAAACCTTTGAGATCTTCCAAACCATGAGCTTCGCACCCGAAGAAATGTTGGGCTCTTTGAAAACACCGGCAGTCATGAGAACCAACGTCGAACACGGTAAAAAAGTGATCAGTGACGTCATCGCCGCCGGTGAAGTCGAGTAA
- the msrB gene encoding peptide-methionine (R)-S-oxide reductase MsrB — protein MKDFHDFHRPSQSELKSKLSPLQYEVTQMEGTERPFNNKYWDNKEPGIYVDIVSGEPLFSSKDKYDSGTGWPSFTKPLNPEFIITQLDRTLSLPRTEVRSKHGDNHLGHIFNDGPSPSGKRYCMNSAALRFIPVKDLEKEGYGEFLRLFQEQEGEPEAGAPGY, from the coding sequence ATGAAGGACTTCCATGATTTTCATCGACCTTCGCAGTCGGAATTAAAAAGCAAACTCTCGCCCTTGCAATACGAAGTCACACAGATGGAAGGGACCGAGCGTCCTTTCAACAATAAATACTGGGATAACAAGGAACCTGGAATCTATGTTGATATCGTTTCAGGAGAACCGCTTTTTAGTTCGAAAGATAAATACGATTCGGGAACGGGTTGGCCTAGTTTTACGAAGCCTTTGAATCCTGAATTTATCATCACCCAATTGGATCGCACGCTGTCTTTACCTCGCACGGAAGTGCGCAGTAAACACGGGGATAATCACCTGGGTCACATTTTCAACGATGGCCCCTCGCCTTCAGGGAAACGGTACTGCATGAACTCAGCGGCCCTGCGTTTTATTCCTGTGAAAGATCTTGAAAAAGAAGGTTATGGCGAGTTCTTGCGGCTTTTTCAAGAGCAAGAAGGGGAGCCGGAAGCTGGAGCGCCGGGCTATTGA
- the cobB gene encoding Sir2 family NAD+-dependent deacetylase, with translation MDLRLFKNIVILTGAGISAESGIRTFRDQDGLWEEHRIEDVATPEAFARNPALVQRFYNLRRAQLQDPKIQPNPAHLALAELEKKWEGHFLLVTQNVDNLHRRAGSKNLRHMHGRLDKVFCLYCDEHYEWLLDLDVDQKCLNCGRTGGVRPDIVWFGEMPHHMEEIYEALEKADYFISIGTSGNVYPAAGFVRLAWKAKKIEINLKDTEISSAFSEHYVGPASSEVPRFIKEFFSSEE, from the coding sequence ATGGACTTAAGGCTTTTTAAGAACATAGTGATTCTCACAGGTGCGGGGATCTCTGCAGAGAGCGGCATTCGCACGTTTCGCGACCAAGATGGACTTTGGGAGGAGCATCGAATCGAAGATGTCGCCACCCCCGAGGCCTTCGCCCGCAATCCCGCTCTGGTTCAGCGCTTTTACAACCTGAGACGGGCCCAACTGCAAGACCCGAAAATTCAACCAAATCCCGCCCATTTAGCGCTGGCAGAGTTGGAGAAAAAGTGGGAAGGCCACTTTCTTCTCGTGACCCAAAACGTGGATAACCTGCACCGCCGCGCGGGCTCAAAGAACCTGCGCCATATGCACGGCCGCCTCGACAAAGTTTTTTGCCTCTATTGTGACGAACACTATGAATGGCTTTTAGACCTCGACGTAGATCAGAAATGCTTAAATTGTGGGCGCACGGGAGGCGTTCGCCCCGACATCGTGTGGTTCGGCGAGATGCCCCATCACATGGAGGAAATCTATGAGGCCTTGGAAAAGGCCGATTATTTTATTTCAATCGGGACCAGCGGCAATGTTTACCCCGCTGCCGGTTTCGTGCGCCTGGCCTGGAAAGCTAAGAAAATAGAAATCAATCTCAAAGACACCGAAATCTCTTCGGCCTTCAGCGAACACTACGTGGGCCCCGCTTCCAGCGAAGTCCCACGTTTCATCAAAGAGTTCTTCAGCTCGGAGGAGTGA
- a CDS encoding aconitate hydratase, with protein sequence MASKIETSPEMVQNVYKKTAERLAVVRNRLNRPLTLAEKILFGHLDDPQNQELVRGESFLLLRPDRVAMQDATAQMALLQFMLAGKDEAAVPSTVHCDHLIQAYKGKDADMNASNISNKEVFEFLATTSSRYNIGFWRPGAGIIHQVILENYAFPGGLMIGTDSHTPNAGGLGMCAVGVGGSDASDVMVGLPWEVKNPKLIGVHLKGKLSGWASAKDVILKLCGMLTVKGGTDKIVEYFGEGTHSISCTGKATITNMGAELGATCSVFPYDDRMAAYLKSTGRDELAKIADGHKDILSADADVVANPGKYFDEVYEIDLSALEPHLVGPHTPDLARPISALKKEAAEKGYTLKISSALIGSCTNSSYEDIGRAAFVAKQAMEIGVKMNQPFLVSPGSTQIQKTIERDGQMLTFNEVGATVLANACGPCIGQWKRDDVKTGEKNTIVTSFNRNFRARNDANPETLAFIGSPEIVMALGLAGRLDFNPATDELEGPKGKIKLQAPVAPELPAQGFIPDTEGYQKPAGAQAQVAVSPTSERLQLLSPFTKWDGKDFVDNLVLAKAKGKCTTDHISPGGKWLNYRGHLDNISNNMLLGADNAFTGEIGKGKNLLDGTTAEFAQVARAYQKAKKGWVIIGDENYGEGSSREHAAMSPRFLGCTAVITKSFARIHETNLKKQGVLALTFVNPKDYDKIQEEDHVSLVDLKDLAPGKNVKMNIKHKDGSTESIELKHTYNAEQLKWFRAGSALNLIRGL encoded by the coding sequence ATGGCTTCTAAAATCGAAACGTCACCTGAAATGGTGCAGAACGTTTACAAGAAGACAGCAGAAAGATTGGCTGTCGTTCGCAATCGTTTGAACCGCCCTTTGACTTTGGCGGAGAAAATTTTGTTCGGTCACTTGGATGATCCACAAAATCAAGAATTGGTTCGTGGTGAGAGCTTTCTTCTTCTCAGACCAGACCGTGTGGCGATGCAAGATGCGACTGCACAAATGGCTTTATTGCAATTCATGCTTGCTGGAAAAGACGAAGCAGCCGTTCCTTCAACAGTTCACTGCGATCACTTGATCCAAGCTTACAAAGGCAAAGACGCCGACATGAACGCTTCGAACATCTCGAACAAAGAGGTTTTCGAATTCTTGGCGACAACGTCTTCTCGTTACAACATCGGCTTCTGGAGACCTGGCGCCGGTATCATTCATCAAGTTATTCTAGAAAACTACGCTTTCCCGGGCGGTTTGATGATCGGGACAGACTCTCACACTCCGAATGCGGGTGGTTTGGGTATGTGTGCAGTAGGTGTTGGTGGATCTGACGCTTCTGACGTGATGGTAGGACTTCCTTGGGAAGTTAAAAATCCAAAATTGATCGGCGTTCACTTGAAAGGAAAACTTTCCGGTTGGGCTTCTGCCAAAGACGTGATCTTGAAACTTTGCGGAATGCTAACTGTAAAAGGTGGTACGGATAAAATCGTTGAGTACTTCGGTGAAGGCACTCACTCCATCTCTTGTACTGGTAAAGCGACAATCACAAACATGGGCGCTGAATTGGGCGCGACATGCTCTGTATTCCCTTACGATGACAGAATGGCAGCCTACTTGAAATCCACAGGCCGTGACGAGTTGGCGAAGATCGCCGACGGTCACAAAGACATCTTGTCTGCGGATGCGGACGTTGTTGCAAATCCTGGCAAATACTTCGACGAAGTTTACGAAATCGATTTGTCCGCTTTGGAACCTCACCTTGTAGGTCCTCACACTCCAGACTTGGCTCGTCCGATTTCTGCTTTGAAGAAAGAAGCGGCTGAAAAAGGTTACACTTTGAAGATCTCTTCAGCGTTGATCGGTTCTTGCACGAACTCTTCTTACGAAGATATCGGCCGTGCGGCTTTCGTCGCGAAACAAGCGATGGAAATCGGCGTGAAAATGAATCAGCCGTTCCTTGTGTCTCCGGGCTCTACACAGATCCAAAAGACTATTGAACGGGACGGTCAAATGTTGACGTTCAACGAAGTCGGCGCGACAGTTCTTGCGAACGCTTGCGGTCCTTGCATCGGTCAATGGAAACGTGACGACGTAAAAACAGGCGAGAAAAATACAATCGTAACTTCTTTCAACCGTAACTTCCGCGCTCGTAACGACGCGAACCCAGAGACACTGGCGTTCATCGGATCTCCCGAGATCGTAATGGCGTTGGGTCTTGCGGGCCGTTTGGACTTCAACCCTGCCACAGACGAGTTGGAAGGACCAAAAGGTAAAATCAAATTGCAAGCTCCCGTCGCACCGGAACTTCCTGCTCAAGGTTTTATCCCTGATACAGAAGGTTACCAAAAGCCAGCGGGTGCTCAGGCGCAAGTGGCTGTCAGCCCGACGTCAGAGCGTTTGCAACTTCTTTCTCCGTTCACAAAATGGGATGGTAAGGACTTCGTCGACAATCTCGTGCTTGCAAAAGCAAAAGGCAAATGTACGACAGACCATATCTCTCCGGGCGGTAAGTGGTTGAACTACCGTGGTCACTTGGACAACATCTCTAACAATATGTTGTTGGGCGCAGACAATGCGTTCACAGGTGAAATCGGTAAAGGTAAAAACTTGTTGGACGGAACAACAGCGGAATTCGCTCAGGTCGCTCGTGCTTACCAAAAAGCGAAAAAAGGCTGGGTGATCATCGGTGATGAAAACTACGGTGAAGGTTCTTCTCGTGAGCACGCGGCAATGTCGCCAAGATTCTTGGGCTGTACTGCGGTTATCACGAAATCATTTGCTCGTATCCACGAGACCAACTTGAAGAAACAAGGTGTTCTAGCTTTGACTTTCGTAAATCCAAAAGACTACGACAAGATCCAAGAAGAAGATCATGTCAGCCTTGTAGATCTTAAAGATCTAGCTCCAGGCAAAAACGTGAAAATGAACATCAAACACAAAGATGGTTCAACAGAGTCTATCGAGTTGAAACACACGTACAACGCGGAACAGTTGAAATGGTTCCGTGCGGGAAGTGCGTTGAACTTGATTCGCGGACTTTAA
- a CDS encoding transporter substrate-binding domain-containing protein codes for MHRRSSLALFIFCALFPFSVNAYNVVGFDYEPYYFKSGSEGIQGACYEILQKICQMEEASCKFKIVNLREALSRLKSGEADIGCPLGPSPQRESALFYSDKVFKTGYSFFGLPEKVRKIKSYDDLAGMSIGVISPSMTEVSLQRVHEFTDKKFKILPETSVTVTLRKAENKNYSAVYANRDVALAWIEKTKSALVEVPKLGEETYYSIVFSKKSVAMAQVRRINSHLEELRKNNFLQTVCEKYKLTLSTPVNAPAPARTPSKPLRP; via the coding sequence ATGCACAGACGCAGCTCTTTGGCTCTTTTCATTTTCTGCGCGCTCTTTCCATTCTCAGTGAATGCATACAATGTTGTGGGTTTTGACTATGAGCCCTATTATTTTAAGTCAGGCTCTGAAGGGATTCAGGGCGCCTGTTACGAAATTCTTCAAAAAATTTGTCAAATGGAAGAGGCTTCCTGCAAATTCAAAATCGTGAACCTGCGAGAAGCCCTCTCTCGTCTGAAATCCGGAGAGGCCGACATCGGATGTCCTTTAGGCCCCTCCCCGCAGCGCGAGTCCGCTTTGTTTTACAGCGATAAGGTCTTTAAAACGGGGTATTCTTTTTTTGGCTTACCTGAAAAAGTACGGAAAATAAAAAGCTATGATGATCTGGCGGGAATGTCTATCGGCGTGATCTCGCCTTCGATGACCGAAGTCAGCTTACAGCGCGTGCACGAGTTCACCGACAAAAAATTTAAAATTCTTCCGGAGACTTCAGTCACCGTCACTTTGCGAAAAGCTGAAAATAAAAACTATTCGGCAGTCTACGCCAATCGCGACGTGGCTTTGGCTTGGATTGAAAAAACGAAAAGCGCGTTGGTTGAAGTTCCTAAGCTGGGGGAAGAAACCTATTACAGCATCGTCTTCTCGAAAAAATCTGTCGCCATGGCGCAAGTTCGAAGAATCAATTCGCACCTTGAAGAGCTTCGTAAAAATAATTTTCTGCAAACAGTTTGTGAGAAGTACAAGCTGACTTTAAGCACTCCGGTCAATGCGCCGGCGCCGGCTCGAACACCATCGAAGCCCCTCCGGCCCTAA
- a CDS encoding FAD-dependent oxidoreductase gives MQRRDFLKTGVSLAALSTLPAKSLAQGSQWVSSKLTDDLPIAKVSADEPNSLDFNGDNIDRPHDILWNIDGYLEKKGGEPKVTEELDVVVVGGGIAGLCAAYYLRGKKFALLEQDTRLGGNTKGELYKDACYSIGAAYLAEPDEKSDLANILRDLGIWGKARKESGEDTTVFYNKTFTKPFWEGRTSPGKENDFKKLHKRLVEIYNEADFSFEGDFAKEYDKLTVDEWITKEFGDLHPHLREYMQLYGWSSFCGSTDELSAFQYLGFISSETGALLAYPGGNAYVAHKMAQKIRSVSGDNSLRSGCMVLRVKHEGDSVTVVYEDGMGALKKIRANNVIMACPKFVARRLLPEMPKEQADIVHMLPYRAYLVGNIITKNPIQSPSYELYCLQGKVPPSPTPMNRGDRSFTDICFGTWGQQDQTQHGVLTLYHGIAYDGARQFLFNPVSHDKYKTKYLQDIQPVLEAMKLSQNDIHGIRMTRWGHALPISRAGMIVEGTAKAAAAPVGTRIHFANQDNWMTPCFEASHQAALEAVSSLK, from the coding sequence ATGCAAAGACGTGATTTTTTAAAGACCGGTGTTTCCCTCGCAGCTCTATCAACTCTTCCTGCAAAATCCTTGGCGCAAGGATCGCAATGGGTTTCTTCGAAACTCACAGACGATTTGCCAATTGCAAAAGTTTCCGCGGATGAGCCAAACAGTCTTGATTTCAACGGCGACAACATCGACCGCCCGCACGACATTCTTTGGAATATCGACGGTTACCTTGAGAAAAAAGGCGGAGAGCCTAAAGTCACGGAAGAGCTTGACGTCGTTGTCGTTGGCGGCGGTATCGCGGGTCTTTGCGCCGCTTATTATTTGCGCGGAAAGAAGTTCGCACTGCTTGAACAAGATACGCGCCTTGGTGGAAATACCAAAGGCGAACTCTATAAAGACGCTTGTTACTCTATCGGCGCTGCCTATCTTGCAGAGCCCGATGAAAAATCCGATCTTGCGAATATTCTTCGCGACCTTGGCATTTGGGGGAAAGCTCGTAAAGAGTCCGGTGAAGACACGACCGTTTTTTACAACAAGACTTTCACAAAACCTTTCTGGGAAGGCCGCACTTCTCCTGGTAAAGAAAACGATTTCAAAAAACTTCATAAGCGCTTGGTAGAGATCTACAACGAAGCGGACTTTAGCTTCGAGGGCGACTTCGCCAAAGAATATGACAAGTTGACGGTGGATGAATGGATCACGAAAGAGTTCGGCGATCTTCACCCGCATCTTCGTGAATACATGCAATTGTACGGCTGGAGTTCTTTCTGCGGTTCGACGGATGAGCTTTCGGCATTCCAATATCTCGGTTTTATTTCTTCTGAAACTGGCGCTCTTCTCGCTTACCCGGGCGGAAACGCTTACGTCGCGCACAAGATGGCGCAAAAAATCCGCTCTGTGAGCGGAGACAATTCGCTTCGCTCCGGTTGCATGGTTTTGCGCGTAAAACACGAAGGCGATTCTGTGACGGTGGTGTACGAAGACGGCATGGGCGCTCTTAAAAAGATCCGCGCTAACAACGTGATTATGGCGTGCCCGAAGTTTGTGGCTCGCCGTCTGCTTCCTGAAATGCCGAAAGAGCAAGCCGACATCGTTCATATGCTGCCGTATCGCGCTTACTTGGTCGGAAACATCATCACAAAAAATCCAATTCAAAGCCCCAGCTACGAACTTTATTGCCTGCAAGGCAAAGTCCCGCCTTCACCAACGCCAATGAACAGAGGTGATCGCAGTTTCACGGACATCTGCTTCGGCACTTGGGGCCAGCAAGATCAAACTCAGCATGGCGTGCTGACTCTTTACCACGGTATTGCTTACGATGGTGCCCGTCAGTTTTTGTTCAACCCGGTTTCGCACGACAAATACAAAACGAAGTACTTGCAAGACATCCAACCTGTTTTAGAAGCGATGAAGCTTTCACAAAACGACATTCACGGCATTCGCATGACTCGTTGGGGGCACGCGCTGCCGATTTCACGCGCGGGAATGATCGTCGAAGGCACGGCAAAAGCGGCCGCAGCTCCGGTAGGCACACGAATTCATTTCGCGAATCAGGATAACTGGATGACACCGTGTTTTGAGGCTTCACACCAAGCAGCTCTTGAAGCCGTATCGTCTTTGAAGTAA
- a CDS encoding HD family phosphohydrolase encodes MKLEMPLLTEKLNKPEIIEKSWVITLSGKRFSILNPDPDAVKIEDIACALARQARFNGHTRFFYSVGQHSCLGAEVSPTKEIGLHMLFHDATEAYIGDLVSPVKALLPDFEIIESRIHWAISQKFNLEFPLPKVVKQIDRRLLATEVRDLITKDLKSWNIGEEEPFDFPIIPWPPEVTEARFLEIARNLLK; translated from the coding sequence ATGAAATTGGAAATGCCCCTGCTCACAGAAAAATTGAACAAGCCTGAAATTATCGAGAAATCCTGGGTGATCACTCTTTCAGGTAAACGTTTTAGTATTCTTAATCCAGATCCGGATGCGGTGAAGATTGAAGACATCGCTTGTGCATTGGCTCGTCAGGCTCGTTTTAACGGGCACACGCGTTTCTTTTATAGCGTGGGTCAACATTCTTGCCTGGGTGCGGAAGTATCTCCGACGAAAGAGATCGGTTTGCACATGCTCTTTCATGATGCGACAGAGGCGTATATTGGCGATCTTGTTTCGCCGGTTAAGGCTTTGCTGCCAGATTTTGAAATTATCGAGTCACGCATTCATTGGGCCATTTCGCAAAAATTCAATCTTGAGTTTCCTCTTCCTAAAGTCGTGAAACAGATCGACCGTCGTTTGCTCGCTACAGAAGTGCGCGACTTAATCACGAAAGATTTAAAATCTTGGAATATCGGCGAAGAAGAGCCGTTTGATTTCCCGATCATTCCTTGGCCGCCGGAAGTTACGGAAGCTCGCTTCCTTGAGATCGCACGAAATCTTTTGAAATAG